One Hypanus sabinus isolate sHypSab1 chromosome X2 unlocalized genomic scaffold, sHypSab1.hap1 SUPER_X2_unloc_3, whole genome shotgun sequence DNA window includes the following coding sequences:
- the LOC132385860 gene encoding gastrula zinc finger protein XlCGF8.2DB-like has protein sequence MPFTCSDCGKQFTRSSTLQRHQRVHTEEKPFTCSECGKGFTQSSQLEVHRRIHTGEWPFVCSACGKRFTWSSNLVRHYRVHTGEKPFTCSECGKGFARSYQMIEHQRIHTGEKPFSCSECGRRFKESDALVKHYRIHTGEKPFTCSECGKGFTHSSDVKIHQRIHTGEKPFICSECGKGFTHSSSLVKHCRIHTGEKPFICSDCGKGFTDSSKLVRHCPIHTGEKPFRCSECGKGFTRSTSLVRHSQIHTGEKLFTSSDCGKEFTRSSDFKVHQQIHTGHSPVLNVGMDSHIHLN, from the coding sequence atgccgttcacctgctcagactgtgggaagcaaTTCACTCGCTCATCaacactacagagacaccagcgagtccacactgaggagaagccattcacttgctctgaatgtgggaaaggattcactcagtcgtctCAACTGGAGGTGCATcggcgaattcacactggggagtggccattcgTGTGCTCTgcatgtgggaagagattcacttggtcatccaaCCTTGTGAGGcactaccgagttcacactggggagaagccgttcacttgctcagaatgtgggaagggatttgctcgGTCATATCAAATGATtgaacatcagcgaattcacactggggagaaaccattcagctgctctgaatgtgggaggagattcaAAGAGTCAGACGCACTTGTGAAACACtaccgaattcacactggggagaagccattcacgtgctctgagtgtgggaagggattcactcactcatcagATGTTAAAATACATcaacgaattcacactggggagaaaccattcatctgctctgaatgtgggaagggattcactcactcatccagtCTTGTAAAGCACTGCcgaattcacaccggggagaaaccgttcatctgctcagattgtgggaagggattcactgactcATCCAAACTTGTGAGGCACTGCccaattcacactggggagaagccattcagatgttctgaatgtgggaagggattcactcggtcaaccAGCCTTGTGAGGCACAgccaaattcacactggggagaaactgtTCACCTCCTCAGATTGCGGGAAGGAATTCACTCGGTCATCAGACTTTAAAGTACATCAACAAATTCACACTGGCCACTCGCCTGTTCTGAATGTGGGAATGGATTCGCACATACATCTCAATTGA